A window of Salmo trutta chromosome 5, fSalTru1.1, whole genome shotgun sequence contains these coding sequences:
- the LOC115194783 gene encoding Fc receptor-like protein 5 — protein sequence MRELTPLCWQLLLLSTLVYCSLGQGGASLSVSPDRSQFFKYESVSLSCEVQGNSAGWRVVRNTPRGILSECHTDWGKQQGSTCIMPLIPLDSGLYWCESGSGEHSNAVNITVPDGAVILESPALPVTEGDSVTLRCRYQGTPSDLTAVFYKDGSLIRAETTGEMTIPAVSKSDEGLYKCASLKGESPESWITVTAVPVSMSLSRLLCCLLVGSPYLLVTIILLVKYCRSRAQGEPRIPRKKHQDQLGDHVEEE from the exons tgctgTTGAGTACACTGGTATACTGTAGCCTCGGACAAGGTGGAG cctCTCTGAGTGTCAGTCCTGACAGATCTCAGTTCTTTAAATATGAGTCTGTTTCGCTGAGCTGTGAGGTTCAGGGGAACTCTGCTGGATGGAGAGTGGTGAGGAACACACCGAGAGGAATCCTTTCAGAGTGTCATACTGACTGGGGAAAACAACAAGGGTCTACATGCATCATGCCACTAATACCATTAGACAGTGGATTGTACTGGTGTGAGTCTGGGTCTGGAGAACACAGCAATGCTGTCAACATCACAGTACCTG atgGAGCCGTGATCCTGGAGAGCCCTGCCCTTCCTGTTACTGAGGGAGATTCTGTGACTCTGCGCTGCAGATATCAGGGAACTCCCTCTGACCTCacagctgttttctacaaagatGGATCCCTCATCAGGGCTGAGACTACAGGAGAGATGACCATCCCTGCAGTATCCAAGTCAGATGAAGGACTCTACAAGTGTGCCAGCTTGAAAGGAGAATCACCAGAGAGCTGGATAACAGTGACAG CAGTCCCAgtgtccatgtctctctccaggctGCTGTGTTGTCTACTGGTGGGGTCTCCTTACCTGCTGGTGACCATCATACTGCTGGTGAAATACTGCAGGAGCAGGGCTCAAG GTGAACCCAGGATACCCAGGAAGAAACACCAAGACCAATTAG